A genomic segment from Pseudomonas sp. S09G 359 encodes:
- a CDS encoding TMEM165/GDT1 family protein, with the protein MLDSLLVPTAIVALAEIGDKTQLLALILAARFRKPWPIIAGIVAATLANHAAAGAVGAWFGSFFSDAVLHWILAASFCATALWTLVPDKLDDDEASTTRKFGPFLTTLIAFFLAEIGDKTQIATVMLAAQYPELWLVIIGTTLGMLIANVPVVLAGNFAAEKLPLTLIRRLAATAFFILAVVAVYKAMQSSGWI; encoded by the coding sequence ATGCTGGATTCACTACTCGTTCCTACCGCAATCGTTGCCTTGGCCGAAATCGGCGACAAGACGCAGCTGCTCGCGCTCATTCTCGCTGCTCGCTTTCGCAAGCCCTGGCCGATCATTGCCGGTATCGTCGCCGCGACCCTGGCCAACCATGCGGCCGCCGGTGCCGTGGGCGCCTGGTTCGGCAGCTTCTTCTCGGATGCGGTGTTGCACTGGATACTCGCGGCGAGCTTCTGCGCCACGGCGTTGTGGACCCTGGTACCGGACAAACTCGACGATGACGAAGCCAGCACTACGCGCAAGTTCGGGCCGTTCCTGACCACGCTGATCGCGTTCTTCCTCGCCGAAATCGGTGACAAGACGCAGATCGCTACGGTGATGCTGGCGGCGCAGTACCCGGAGCTGTGGCTGGTGATTATTGGCACCACCCTGGGCATGTTGATTGCCAACGTACCGGTGGTTCTGGCGGGGAATTTTGCCGCGGAGAAGCTGCCGTTGACGTTGATTCGGAGACTGGCGGCCACGGCGTTTTTCATCCTGGCGGTTGTGGCGGTGTACAAGGCGATGCAGAGCAGCGGTTGGATCTAG
- a CDS encoding class I SAM-dependent methyltransferase, with translation MDPRSEVLLRQAELFQGNLLLVGLPADDLLGRLPNAHGWCWHAGDQAALDTRFPERSQFGVNVPERGFDAAVIFLPKSKDLTDYLLNAVAARLPGAELFLVGEKKAGIESAAKQMIPLGKPRKLDSARHCQLWQITVANAPQAVELESLAQVFEVPLAEGPLKVVSLPGVFSHGRLDRGTELLLEHLDKLPSGHLLDFGCGAGVLGAAVKRRYPHNTVTLLDVDAFAAASSRLTLTANGLEAEVLTGDGIDAAPMGLNAILSNPPFHVGVHTDYFATENLLRKAAKHLAKGGELRLVANSFLKYQPLIEEHLGVCAIKAEGNGFRIYRAKRG, from the coding sequence ATGGATCCGCGCAGTGAAGTACTGCTTCGTCAGGCCGAACTTTTTCAAGGCAACCTGCTGCTGGTAGGGTTGCCTGCCGACGACTTGCTCGGTCGCCTGCCCAACGCCCACGGCTGGTGCTGGCATGCCGGCGACCAGGCGGCGCTCGATACCCGCTTCCCCGAGCGCAGCCAGTTCGGCGTGAATGTGCCCGAGCGTGGGTTTGATGCGGCGGTGATCTTCCTGCCCAAATCCAAGGACCTCACCGACTACCTGCTCAACGCCGTGGCCGCACGCCTGCCCGGCGCCGAGCTGTTTCTGGTGGGGGAGAAAAAAGCCGGCATCGAAAGCGCCGCCAAACAGATGATCCCGCTCGGCAAACCGCGCAAGCTCGACAGCGCGCGACATTGCCAGTTGTGGCAAATCACCGTGGCCAACGCCCCGCAAGCGGTGGAGCTGGAAAGCCTGGCACAAGTCTTCGAGGTGCCGCTGGCCGAAGGGCCGCTCAAAGTGGTGAGCCTGCCGGGGGTGTTCAGCCACGGTCGCCTGGACCGCGGCACCGAGTTGTTGCTGGAGCATCTGGACAAGTTGCCCAGCGGCCACTTGCTGGACTTCGGTTGCGGCGCCGGCGTGCTCGGGGCTGCGGTAAAACGTCGCTACCCGCACAACACGGTAACCCTGTTGGATGTGGACGCCTTCGCCGCCGCCAGCAGCCGCTTGACCCTGACCGCCAACGGGCTGGAAGCCGAGGTGCTGACCGGTGATGGCATCGACGCCGCGCCGATGGGTTTGAACGCGATTTTGAGCAACCCGCCGTTCCATGTCGGGGTGCACACAGATTATTTCGCCACCGAGAATCTGCTGCGAAAAGCGGCAAAACACCTGGCAAAAGGTGGCGAACTTCGCTTGGTAGCCAACAGCTTCCTCAAATACCAACCGCTGATCGAAGAGCATTTGGGCGTGTGTGCGATCAAGGCCGAAGGCAATGGTTTTCGTATCTACCGTGCCAAGCGCGGCTGA
- a CDS encoding 2-hydroxyacid dehydrogenase: MTNNRRAVFLDHPSLDLGDLDLSELRNSFGDLQLFSDTTPQNVVDRLQGVHVAISNKIALNTETLAACPDLKLILVSATGTNNVDLEAARAHGITVSNCQGYGTPSVAQHTIMLLLNLATRLKDYQRDVAAGKWQEAKQFCLLDHPIVELEGKTLGLLGHGELGSAVARLAEAFGMRVLLGAIPGRPARADRVPLAELLSQVDALTLHCPLNEHTRDFIGARELALLKPGAFVVNTARGGLINEQALADALRSGHLGGAATDVLSVEPPVNGNPLLAGDIPRLIVTPHNAWGSREARQRIVGQLAENARGFFDGAPLRVVS; this comes from the coding sequence ATGACGAACAATCGCCGCGCGGTCTTCCTTGATCACCCTTCCCTGGACCTGGGGGACCTCGACCTCAGCGAACTGCGCAACAGCTTCGGCGACCTGCAGTTGTTCAGCGACACCACCCCGCAGAATGTGGTCGATCGTTTGCAAGGCGTGCATGTCGCGATCAGCAACAAAATCGCCCTCAACACCGAAACCTTGGCCGCCTGCCCGGACCTCAAGCTGATCCTGGTGTCGGCCACCGGCACCAACAACGTCGACCTCGAAGCAGCCCGCGCCCACGGCATCACCGTAAGCAACTGCCAGGGCTATGGCACGCCGTCGGTGGCGCAGCATACGATCATGCTGCTGCTCAACCTGGCGACGCGCCTGAAGGATTATCAGCGGGATGTGGCCGCCGGCAAATGGCAGGAGGCCAAGCAGTTCTGCCTGCTGGACCACCCCATCGTCGAACTGGAAGGCAAGACCCTCGGCCTGCTCGGCCATGGGGAGCTGGGCAGCGCCGTGGCACGCCTGGCCGAAGCCTTCGGCATGCGCGTGCTGCTCGGCGCGATTCCCGGGCGCCCTGCCCGCGCCGACCGCGTACCGTTGGCTGAACTGCTCAGCCAGGTCGACGCACTCACCCTGCACTGCCCGCTCAACGAGCACACCCGCGACTTTATCGGCGCCCGGGAACTGGCGCTGCTCAAGCCGGGCGCGTTTGTGGTCAACACCGCGCGCGGTGGCTTGATCAACGAACAGGCCTTGGCCGATGCCCTGCGCAGTGGCCACCTGGGCGGCGCGGCGACCGACGTGCTCAGTGTGGAGCCGCCGGTAAACGGCAACCCGCTGCTGGCTGGCGATATCCCTCGGCTGATCGTCACACCCCATAACGCCTGGGGCAGTCGTGAAGCGCGGCAGCGCATCGTCGGCCAACTGGCCGAAAACGCCCGGGGCTTTTTCGACGGCGCCCCGCTGCGGGTTGTGAGTTGA
- a CDS encoding LysE family translocator, whose translation MYAAEFLTVALIHLLAVASPGPDFAVVVRESVTHGRRAGTWTALGVGSAIFLHVGYSLLGIGLIVSQSIVLFNALKWAAAAYLLYIGFKALRAQPAKPVAEGELHREAGERTPRGAFTAGFVTNGLNPKATLFFLSLFTVVINPHTPLAIQAGYGVYLAVATALWFCLVAMLFSQQRVRAGFARMGHWFDRTMGAVLIAIGVKLAFTSMK comes from the coding sequence ATGTACGCCGCCGAGTTTTTGACCGTAGCCCTGATTCACCTGCTGGCAGTGGCCAGCCCCGGCCCGGATTTCGCCGTGGTGGTGCGCGAAAGTGTTACCCACGGCCGCCGCGCCGGCACCTGGACCGCGCTGGGGGTGGGTTCGGCGATTTTCCTGCACGTGGGCTACTCGCTGCTCGGTATCGGCTTGATCGTGTCCCAATCCATCGTGCTGTTCAACGCGCTCAAATGGGCGGCCGCCGCCTACCTGCTGTACATCGGCTTCAAGGCCCTGCGCGCACAGCCGGCCAAGCCTGTCGCCGAGGGCGAGTTGCACCGCGAAGCGGGCGAGCGCACCCCGCGCGGCGCGTTTACCGCCGGTTTCGTGACCAATGGCTTGAACCCCAAGGCCACGCTGTTCTTCCTCTCGTTGTTCACCGTGGTGATCAACCCGCACACGCCGTTGGCGATTCAGGCGGGTTACGGGGTGTATTTGGCGGTGGCGACGGCGCTGTGGTTCTGCCTGGTGGCCATGCTGTTCAGCCAACAGCGTGTGCGTGCAGGATTTGCGCGGATGGGGCATTGGTTTGATCGGACGATGGGCGCGGTGTTGATTGCGATTGGGGTGAAGTTGGCGTTTACCAGTATGAAATAA